In a single window of the Ancylobacter polymorphus genome:
- the prmC gene encoding peptide chain release factor N(5)-glutamine methyltransferase produces MTTRTALLRAFAAAFAESGMEAPEREARALLRGGLGLTDLDLVTRGEQEVAEDDATRLRALAERRTRGEPLARLTGRREFWSLDFSLSPETLVPRPETETLVEVALSLFPDRTAPLRLLDLGTGSGALLAALLSEYPTAFGVGVDLAPGAARQARANLAALEFATRAAVLVGHWGEALVGGFDLVVSNPPYIPSTDIPALQREVRTHDPLLALDGGPQGLDAYRALTLALPGLLVAGGYAVLELGIGQERQVAGLLTAAGLTVQGPARADLAGIARAIIARKA; encoded by the coding sequence GTGACCACGCGCACCGCCCTTCTGCGCGCCTTTGCCGCAGCCTTCGCCGAAAGCGGGATGGAGGCGCCCGAGCGCGAGGCCCGCGCCCTGCTCCGGGGCGGCCTCGGCCTCACCGATCTCGACCTCGTGACACGGGGGGAACAGGAAGTCGCGGAAGACGATGCGACCCGCCTTCGCGCTCTCGCGGAACGCCGTACCCGGGGCGAACCACTGGCCCGGCTGACCGGGCGGCGGGAGTTCTGGAGCCTCGACTTCTCCCTCAGCCCCGAAACGCTGGTGCCCCGCCCGGAGACGGAAACGCTGGTGGAGGTGGCGCTGTCGCTGTTCCCAGACCGTACCGCGCCGCTGCGATTGCTCGATCTCGGCACCGGCAGCGGCGCCCTGCTCGCGGCGCTGCTGAGCGAGTATCCCACCGCTTTTGGCGTGGGGGTCGACCTCGCGCCGGGCGCCGCCCGGCAGGCGCGCGCAAACCTTGCGGCGCTTGAATTTGCGACGCGCGCGGCGGTGCTGGTGGGGCACTGGGGGGAGGCGCTCGTCGGTGGCTTCGATCTCGTGGTCTCCAATCCGCCATACATTCCCAGCACCGATATTCCGGCGCTGCAACGGGAGGTTCGGACGCACGACCCGCTGCTCGCGCTCGACGGAGGGCCGCAGGGGCTCGATGCCTACCGCGCCCTCACTCTCGCGCTGCCCGGCCTGCTGGTTGCGGGCGGCTATGCGGTGCTGGAACTGGGCATCGGGCAGGAGCGGCAGGTGGCAGGTCTGCTGACCGCCGCCGGCCTCACCGTCCAAGGCCCGGCGCGCGCCGATCTCGCCGGAATCGCCCGCGCGATCATCGCCCGAAAGGCTTGA
- the ubiG gene encoding bifunctional 2-polyprenyl-6-hydroxyphenol methylase/3-demethylubiquinol 3-O-methyltransferase UbiG — MTATATTVDPREVERFAALAAEWWNPRGKMRVLHKFNPVRLAYLRETIIAHFGRDPRAIRPLEGLRLLDIGCGGGLLSEPLARMGADVTGIDPAERNVRIAALHAEESGVPVDYRATTAEALADAGERFDVVMAMEVVEHVADVDLFLARAAEMVKPGGLLVAATLNRTKRAFALAIVGAEYVLGWLPKGTHDWQRFVTPEELQAALEAGGLRVIEREGVVFNPLADEWRRSGDLSVNYMMVAERPAAS, encoded by the coding sequence ATGACCGCAACCGCCACCACCGTCGATCCCCGTGAAGTCGAGCGCTTCGCCGCGCTCGCCGCCGAATGGTGGAATCCACGCGGCAAGATGCGGGTGCTGCACAAGTTCAATCCCGTCCGGCTCGCCTATCTGCGCGAGACGATCATCGCGCATTTCGGCCGCGATCCCCGCGCCATCCGCCCGCTGGAAGGGCTGCGCCTGCTCGATATCGGCTGCGGTGGCGGGCTGCTGAGCGAGCCGCTGGCGCGCATGGGCGCCGATGTCACCGGCATCGATCCCGCCGAGCGCAATGTCCGCATCGCCGCGCTGCATGCGGAGGAAAGCGGCGTTCCCGTCGATTACCGCGCCACCACGGCCGAGGCGCTGGCCGATGCGGGCGAGCGATTCGACGTGGTCATGGCGATGGAGGTGGTGGAGCACGTGGCCGATGTCGACCTGTTCCTCGCCCGCGCCGCTGAGATGGTAAAGCCGGGCGGTCTCCTGGTCGCGGCGACGCTGAACCGCACCAAGCGCGCCTTCGCCCTCGCCATTGTCGGCGCCGAATATGTGCTGGGCTGGCTTCCCAAGGGCACCCATGACTGGCAGCGCTTTGTCACGCCGGAGGAATTGCAGGCGGCGCTGGAAGCGGGCGGCCTGCGGGTGATCGAGCGCGAGGGCGTCGTGTTCAACCCGCTGGCGGATGAGTGGCGGCGCTCGGGCGATCTTTCCGTCAACTACATGATGGTGGCGGAGCGCCCCGCCGCGTCCTAG
- a CDS encoding MFS transporter: protein MRTSTSAVLLSPLAALAALNLFLADVRDGLGPFLGVFLQEKGWGPAEIGLVMTLGGLVGMAATMPMGALVDASRAKRAIIVIGSAAILAASLTILAIPQFVAVAAAQAVNGVAAAALLPAIAGLTLGLVGPAGFDRQLGRNEAFNHAGNILAAVLAGVLGWWFGLPAVFALLGAMALLGALSALAIPAAAIDHEAARGGSGAAVGEGHESIGKLLREPALVTAAITFGLFHLGNAAMLPLFGQAMVATAGADPSGLTAATVVVAQGTMIPMALVAAWLGQRSGYRLVLLLALAALPIRGVIAAAAVHYGAAWALIPVQMLDGVGAGLLGVATPGLVARILAGSGRFNLGLGFAMTAQGIGASLSTLLGGVVAQRLGYPAAFLVLGGVAVLAAGAYLIGGCPGGTAPRRPVAGPGTAAAAA, encoded by the coding sequence ATGCGCACCTCCACCTCCGCCGTGCTGCTCTCCCCGCTCGCGGCGCTTGCCGCGCTGAACCTCTTCCTCGCCGATGTGCGCGACGGGCTCGGTCCGTTTCTCGGCGTGTTCCTGCAGGAAAAAGGCTGGGGACCGGCGGAGATCGGACTGGTGATGACGCTGGGCGGCCTTGTCGGCATGGCGGCGACCATGCCGATGGGAGCCCTCGTCGATGCCAGCCGCGCCAAGCGGGCGATCATCGTCATCGGCTCGGCGGCCATCCTCGCGGCATCGCTGACCATCCTCGCCATTCCCCAATTCGTAGCGGTGGCGGCGGCGCAGGCGGTGAACGGCGTCGCCGCTGCCGCGCTGCTTCCGGCCATTGCCGGACTCACCCTCGGTCTCGTCGGTCCGGCGGGCTTCGACCGCCAGCTCGGCCGCAACGAGGCGTTCAACCATGCCGGCAACATCCTCGCCGCCGTGCTGGCGGGCGTGCTCGGCTGGTGGTTCGGCCTGCCGGCGGTGTTCGCGCTGCTGGGCGCGATGGCGCTGCTCGGCGCGCTGTCGGCCCTCGCCATCCCGGCCGCAGCCATCGACCACGAGGCGGCGCGCGGCGGCAGCGGCGCGGCGGTGGGGGAGGGGCATGAGAGTATCGGCAAGCTGTTGCGGGAACCGGCGCTGGTGACGGCGGCCATCACCTTTGGCCTGTTTCATCTCGGCAATGCGGCGATGCTGCCGCTGTTCGGGCAGGCGATGGTGGCAACCGCAGGCGCCGACCCGAGCGGTCTCACCGCCGCGACCGTGGTGGTGGCGCAGGGCACGATGATCCCGATGGCGCTGGTCGCGGCGTGGCTGGGCCAGCGCAGCGGCTATCGGCTCGTGCTGCTGCTCGCCCTGGCGGCGCTGCCGATCCGGGGTGTCATCGCTGCGGCGGCGGTGCATTACGGGGCCGCCTGGGCGTTGATTCCGGTGCAGATGCTCGACGGTGTCGGCGCCGGCCTGCTGGGCGTCGCGACGCCGGGCCTTGTGGCCCGCATTCTCGCCGGATCGGGGCGGTTCAATCTTGGCCTCGGCTTCGCCATGACGGCGCAGGGCATCGGCGCTTCGCTCTCCACCCTGCTGGGCGGGGTGGTGGCGCAGCGGCTCGGCTACCCCGCGGCCTTCCTCGTCTTGGGCGGCGTGGCAGTGCTGGCGGCGGGCGCTTAT
- the ptsP gene encoding phosphoenolpyruvate--protein phosphotransferase has translation MRGALGGPRVLLRRLREVMAEPVSAQDRLDKIVVLIAANMVAEVCSVYVLRVDGTLELYATEGLNRTAVHLTVMRIDEGLVGTVAREAEPISLSNAQAHPAFSYRPETGEEIYHSFLGVPILRAGNTLGVLVVQNRAHRSYTEEEIEALQTTAMVLAEIIASGELTAMALPGAEPAARRPLHLKGLALSEGIGLGHVVLHEPRIEVTKVIADDLPGELKRLDGAVETLRASIDIMLEDEGVARVGEHREILEAYRMFAHDRGWIGRMREAVMTGLTAEGAVERVQSDTRARMLRMTDPYLRERMHDLDDLANRLLRQLTGRAAGSEHTKLPDNAVIVARNMSPAALLDYDRTRIRGLVLEEGAATSHLTIVARALGIAAVGHMENVVGQVDAGDAVIVDGVSGEVHIRPPADVENAYVDKVRFRAKRLERYAALRDVPTVTKDGTPIELHLNAGLLVDLPHIAETGATGIGLFRTELQFMIASAFPRTNEQLKLYRSVLDAAGERPVVFRTLDIGGDKVLPYMRAIEEENPALGWRAIRLGLDRPGLLRSQIRALLRAATGRELRLIFPMVSAVEEYDRAHHIVERELTHLRRHGHGLPERVLVGVMLEVPALLFQLDQLFSRVDFASVGSNDLVQFLYAADRGNARVADRFDPLAPSALRALKLIIDKAAEYGKPVTLCGELASRPLEALALAAIGYRKLSVSPASYGPVKAMLLELDLTAASAFVEPLLGTRGEVASLRPQLAAFAEKAGLPL, from the coding sequence ATGCGTGGCGCGCTCGGCGGCCCGCGCGTGCTTTTGAGGCGTCTCCGCGAGGTCATGGCGGAGCCGGTGAGCGCGCAGGACCGCCTCGACAAGATCGTGGTACTGATCGCGGCCAACATGGTGGCCGAGGTGTGCTCGGTCTATGTGCTGCGCGTCGACGGCACGCTCGAGCTCTACGCCACCGAAGGCCTGAACCGCACCGCCGTGCATCTCACGGTGATGCGGATCGATGAGGGCCTCGTCGGCACGGTGGCGCGCGAGGCCGAGCCGATCAGCCTCTCCAACGCCCAGGCGCACCCGGCCTTCTCCTATCGGCCGGAAACGGGCGAAGAAATCTACCACTCCTTCCTCGGCGTGCCGATCCTGCGCGCCGGCAACACGCTCGGCGTGCTGGTGGTGCAGAACCGCGCCCACCGCTCCTATACCGAGGAGGAGATCGAGGCGCTGCAGACCACGGCCATGGTGTTGGCCGAGATCATCGCCTCGGGCGAGCTCACCGCCATGGCGCTGCCCGGCGCCGAGCCGGCGGCGCGCCGGCCGCTGCACCTCAAGGGGCTGGCGCTGTCGGAAGGCATCGGCCTCGGCCATGTGGTGCTGCACGAGCCGCGCATCGAGGTCACCAAGGTCATCGCCGACGATCTGCCCGGCGAATTGAAGCGGCTCGACGGCGCGGTCGAGACGCTGCGCGCTTCCATCGACATCATGCTGGAGGATGAGGGCGTCGCCCGCGTCGGCGAGCACCGCGAAATTCTCGAAGCCTACCGCATGTTTGCGCATGATCGCGGCTGGATCGGCCGCATGCGCGAGGCGGTCATGACCGGCCTCACCGCCGAGGGCGCGGTGGAGCGCGTGCAGTCCGACACCCGCGCCCGCATGCTGCGCATGACCGACCCCTATCTGCGCGAGCGGATGCACGATCTCGACGATCTCGCCAATCGGCTGCTGCGCCAGCTCACCGGCCGTGCCGCCGGTTCCGAGCACACCAAGCTGCCGGACAATGCCGTCATCGTCGCCCGCAATATGAGCCCGGCGGCGCTGCTCGACTATGACCGCACCCGCATTCGCGGCCTGGTGCTGGAAGAAGGCGCGGCGACCAGCCACCTCACCATCGTGGCGCGGGCGCTCGGCATCGCCGCCGTGGGCCATATGGAGAATGTCGTCGGCCAGGTCGATGCCGGCGACGCGGTGATCGTCGACGGCGTCTCGGGCGAGGTGCATATCCGCCCGCCCGCCGATGTCGAGAACGCCTATGTCGACAAGGTGCGGTTCCGGGCCAAGCGGCTGGAGCGCTACGCCGCCCTGCGCGACGTGCCGACCGTCACCAAGGACGGCACGCCGATCGAACTGCACCTCAATGCCGGCCTGCTGGTCGACCTGCCGCATATCGCCGAGACCGGCGCCACCGGCATCGGCCTGTTCCGCACCGAACTGCAGTTCATGATCGCCTCCGCCTTCCCGCGCACGAATGAGCAGCTGAAGCTCTATCGCTCGGTGCTGGACGCGGCAGGAGAGCGGCCCGTGGTGTTCCGCACTCTCGACATCGGCGGCGACAAGGTGCTGCCCTATATGCGGGCGATCGAGGAAGAGAATCCGGCGCTGGGCTGGCGGGCGATTCGCCTCGGCCTCGACCGGCCCGGCCTGCTGCGCAGCCAGATTCGTGCCCTGCTGCGCGCCGCCACCGGGCGCGAGCTACGCCTCATCTTCCCCATGGTGTCGGCGGTCGAGGAATATGACCGCGCCCACCACATCGTCGAGCGCGAGCTCACCCATCTGCGCCGGCACGGCCACGGCTTGCCCGAGCGGGTGCTGGTCGGGGTGATGCTGGAAGTGCCGGCGCTGTTGTTCCAGCTCGACCAGCTGTTCAGCCGGGTGGATTTCGCCTCGGTGGGCTCCAACGACCTCGTGCAGTTCCTCTATGCCGCCGATCGCGGCAATGCCCGCGTCGCCGACCGCTTCGATCCGCTTGCCCCCTCGGCTTTGCGGGCGCTCAAGCTGATCATCGACAAGGCGGCGGAATACGGCAAGCCGGTCACGCTCTGCGGCGAACTGGCCTCGCGCCCGCTGGAAGCGCTGGCCCTCGCCGCCATCGGCTACCGCAAATTGTCTGTTTCCCCGGCGTCCTATGGCCCGGTCAAGGCGATGCTGCTCGAACTCGACCTGACCGCCGCTTCCGCCTTTGTCGAACCGCTGCTCGGCACGCGCGGCGAGGTGGCGTCGCTGCGTCCGCAGCTCGCCGCCTTCGCCGAGAAGGCCGGCCTGCCGCTGTGA
- a CDS encoding DUF4167 domain-containing protein: MRNNNQQKRTRGRNNGNRRSQNPLTRVYESNGPDVKVRGTAQHVVEKYQQLARDAQASGDHVAAENYLQHAEHYFRIIAAAQAQFGVQGQPYQRNDDDDFDDEMDEGGAEPPQLYQVREPQAPRENGYRENGHREGGQRDGQRDFPRDRDNRRDNRERGADRYQDRNQDRNQDRGQDRNQDRHAERGQDRDRGDRPERNEGREGRWSRDNRPYRDNRDNRAPREGGEGGYRDPAQQPQPRLGPDVEAEIGLPAFITQSGGAVPVTPAAPRRNEAPAEATEAKATEAPIPAAVPVSQPAAEPAPAEAAAPAAPAPKAPGRSRAAKAAAVPAPEEAPTEDSEARAPRTRRRRYRRADAEGEGEGADTAPAEVAE; this comes from the coding sequence ATGCGAAATAACAATCAGCAGAAGCGTACGCGCGGCCGCAACAACGGCAATCGGCGCAGCCAGAATCCGCTTACCCGCGTTTACGAGTCGAACGGCCCGGACGTGAAGGTGCGCGGCACGGCGCAGCACGTCGTCGAGAAGTACCAGCAGCTCGCCCGCGACGCGCAGGCCTCCGGCGATCACGTGGCCGCCGAGAACTATCTGCAGCACGCCGAGCACTATTTCCGCATCATCGCCGCCGCTCAGGCGCAGTTCGGGGTGCAGGGTCAGCCCTATCAGCGCAACGACGACGACGATTTCGACGACGAGATGGACGAGGGCGGCGCGGAGCCGCCGCAGCTCTATCAGGTTCGCGAGCCGCAGGCGCCGCGCGAGAACGGCTACCGCGAGAACGGGCACCGTGAAGGCGGCCAGCGGGACGGCCAGCGCGATTTCCCGCGTGACCGCGACAATCGGCGCGACAATCGCGAGCGCGGTGCCGACCGCTATCAGGACCGGAACCAGGATCGCAATCAGGACCGCGGCCAGGATCGGAACCAGGACCGCCACGCCGAGCGCGGGCAGGATCGTGACCGGGGCGACCGTCCGGAGCGCAATGAGGGCCGTGAGGGCCGCTGGTCGCGCGACAACCGCCCCTACCGTGACAATCGCGACAACCGCGCGCCCCGCGAGGGTGGCGAGGGCGGCTATCGCGACCCCGCCCAGCAGCCGCAGCCGCGCCTCGGGCCGGATGTGGAAGCCGAGATCGGCCTGCCGGCCTTCATCACCCAGAGCGGCGGCGCCGTCCCGGTGACCCCAGCCGCACCGCGCCGGAACGAGGCGCCGGCGGAAGCAACGGAGGCCAAGGCCACCGAAGCCCCGATCCCGGCCGCCGTGCCCGTGTCTCAGCCGGCGGCTGAGCCTGCGCCCGCAGAGGCAGCCGCCCCTGCGGCGCCGGCCCCGAAGGCACCCGGCCGCAGCCGTGCTGCCAAGGCGGCCGCCGTGCCGGCGCCCGAGGAAGCCCCGACCGAGGACAGCGAGGCCCGTGCGCCGCGCACCCGCCGCCGCCGCTATCGCCGCGCCGATGCGGAAGGTGAAGGCGAAGGCGCCGACACCGCCCCGGCGGAAGTAGCGGAGTGA
- the prfA gene encoding peptide chain release factor 1, producing the protein MTALPDARLDQLLARHAEIEHALSASPEAETYVRLSREFADLSPLVESVKALRRAERQLTEARSLATEAAGDREMAAMAQEEAETLEEEVETLSHAVRLALLPKDAMDERGVILEVRAGTGGDEAALFAGDLFRMYERFAGLNGWSVEVLSMTEGTAGGFKEIVAGLHGSGAYAKLKFESGVHRVQRVPDTEASGRIHTSAATVAVLPEVEDVDIEINESDLRIDVFRASGAGGQHVNKTESAVRITHIPTGTVVAVQDERSQHKNKARAMGMLRAKIYEAEREKRDSARASERKVQVGSGDRSERIRTYNFPQGRVTDHRIGLTLHKLPEILAGDALGELVDALTTEYQAALLAEAESAGWGER; encoded by the coding sequence GTGACCGCCCTGCCCGATGCCCGCCTCGACCAGCTCCTCGCGCGCCATGCCGAGATCGAGCACGCCCTCTCCGCCAGCCCGGAGGCGGAGACCTATGTGCGCCTGTCGCGCGAATTCGCTGACCTCTCGCCGCTGGTCGAGAGCGTGAAGGCGCTCCGCCGCGCCGAGCGTCAGCTCACCGAGGCGCGCAGCCTCGCCACCGAGGCGGCGGGCGACCGCGAGATGGCGGCGATGGCGCAGGAAGAGGCGGAGACGCTGGAGGAGGAGGTCGAGACCCTCTCCCACGCGGTGCGGCTTGCGCTGCTGCCCAAGGACGCGATGGACGAGCGCGGCGTCATTCTGGAAGTGCGCGCCGGCACCGGCGGCGACGAGGCGGCCCTGTTCGCCGGCGACCTTTTTCGCATGTATGAGCGCTTCGCCGGCCTGAATGGCTGGTCGGTCGAGGTGCTGTCGATGACCGAGGGCACGGCCGGCGGCTTCAAGGAAATCGTCGCCGGCCTGCACGGCTCCGGCGCTTACGCCAAGTTGAAATTCGAATCGGGCGTCCACCGCGTGCAGCGCGTGCCGGACACCGAGGCCTCGGGCCGCATCCACACCTCCGCCGCCACCGTCGCGGTGCTGCCGGAGGTGGAGGATGTCGATATCGAGATCAACGAATCCGACCTGCGCATCGATGTGTTCCGCGCTTCCGGTGCCGGCGGCCAACACGTCAACAAAACCGAAAGCGCGGTGCGCATCACCCACATTCCCACCGGCACCGTCGTCGCGGTGCAGGACGAGCGCTCGCAGCACAAGAACAAGGCGCGCGCCATGGGCATGCTGCGGGCGAAGATCTATGAGGCCGAGCGTGAGAAGCGCGACAGCGCCCGCGCCAGCGAGCGCAAGGTGCAGGTCGGCTCCGGCGACCGCTCCGAGCGTATCCGCACCTATAATTTCCCGCAGGGGCGCGTCACCGATCACCGCATCGGCCTCACCCTCCACAAGCTGCCGGAAATCCTCGCCGGCGACGCGCTGGGCGAACTGGTCGATGCGCTGACGACGGAATATCAGGCCGCGCTGCTGGCGGAAGCCGAAAGCGCCGGCTGGGGCGAGCGGTGA
- a CDS encoding aspartate kinase, which translates to MARLVMKFGGTSVANIERIRIVARHVKREVEAGHQVAVVVSAMSGKTNELVAWCREAAVLHDAREYDAIVASGEQVTSGLLAIVLQDMGIPARSWLGWQLPISTDDAHGAARILDVNGEEIINRFAQGEVAVIAGFQGIHLPTGRLTTLGRGGSDTSAVAVAAGIKADRCDIYTDVDGVYTTDPRIVPKARRLEKVAFEEMLEMASLGAKVLQVRSVELAMVHKVRTFVRSSFTDPDAPELKTAGDPPGTLICDEEEIVESEVVTGIAFARDEAQVSIRHVPDQPGIAANVFVPLADANINVDMIVQNISAEGFTDITFTVPSTDFERAKAALAVVRDQIGFQSIEGATDVVKVSIIGIGMRSHAGVAARAFKALSERGINIRAISTSEIKISVLIDAAYTELAVRTLHSVYGLDA; encoded by the coding sequence ATGGCACGTCTGGTGATGAAGTTCGGCGGCACCTCGGTCGCCAACATTGAGCGCATTCGCATCGTTGCGCGGCACGTCAAACGGGAAGTGGAGGCCGGCCATCAGGTCGCCGTCGTCGTCTCCGCCATGTCCGGCAAGACCAATGAGTTGGTCGCCTGGTGCCGCGAGGCGGCCGTGCTGCACGACGCGCGCGAATATGACGCCATCGTCGCTTCGGGCGAGCAGGTGACCTCCGGCCTGCTGGCCATCGTGCTGCAGGACATGGGCATTCCGGCCCGCTCCTGGCTCGGCTGGCAGCTGCCGATTTCGACCGACGACGCCCATGGCGCCGCCCGCATCCTCGACGTAAACGGCGAGGAGATCATCAACCGTTTCGCCCAGGGTGAGGTCGCGGTCATCGCCGGCTTCCAGGGCATCCACCTGCCGACCGGCCGCCTCACCACGCTCGGGCGCGGCGGCTCGGACACCAGCGCCGTGGCAGTCGCCGCCGGCATCAAGGCCGACCGCTGCGACATCTACACGGATGTCGACGGCGTCTACACCACCGATCCGCGCATCGTGCCGAAGGCGCGGCGGCTGGAGAAGGTGGCCTTCGAGGAAATGCTGGAAATGGCGTCGCTCGGCGCCAAGGTGCTTCAGGTGCGCTCGGTCGAGCTCGCCATGGTACACAAGGTGCGCACCTTCGTGCGCTCCAGCTTCACCGATCCGGACGCCCCGGAACTCAAGACCGCCGGCGACCCGCCCGGCACCCTGATTTGCGACGAGGAGGAAATCGTGGAGAGTGAAGTCGTCACCGGCATCGCCTTCGCCCGGGACGAAGCCCAGGTCAGCATTCGCCATGTGCCGGACCAGCCTGGCATCGCGGCCAATGTGTTCGTGCCGCTCGCGGATGCGAACATCAATGTCGACATGATCGTCCAGAACATCTCGGCCGAGGGCTTCACCGACATCACCTTCACTGTGCCGAGCACCGATTTCGAGCGCGCCAAGGCGGCCCTTGCCGTGGTACGCGACCAGATCGGCTTCCAGAGCATCGAGGGCGCCACTGACGTGGTGAAGGTCTCGATCATCGGTATCGGCATGCGCAGCCATGCCGGCGTCGCGGCACGGGCCTTCAAGGCGCTTTCCGAGCGCGGAATCAACATCCGCGCCATCTCCACCTCCGAGATCAAGATCTCGGTGCTGATCGACGCCGCCTATACCGAGCTTGCCGTGCGAACGCTGCATTCGGTATACGGGCTAGACGCCTGA